Proteins encoded within one genomic window of Desulfuromonadaceae bacterium:
- the mrdA gene encoding penicillin-binding protein 2 — MKLKPGWAELPVFRRRFIYLSICAAVVFLLLILRLWYLQGVRSEYYQRLAEKNRSRFLPVEAPRGYVYDRNGNLLLDNRPAFDIVALRQEVEDPEHLFGQLAPLLDVPVPLLRERWVRGKKQPRYQPIMLAGDVNRDCVDRVQENSVHLPGVLVEVKPLRAYPYAELASHLFGYLGMISEQEQRSAAFGGYRPDALVGRAGLEREFESYLRGIDGERRVEVDVRGRELRILNLVAPIPGNKVFMTIRRDIQQVAEDAFGDQSGAIVALDVRNGEILALASRPPYGPASFARGINAEEWQTLLNNPRHPMQDKALRGQYPPGSTFKPVTALAALQSASVNADFSVNCKGSFELGPATYRCWKKGGHGPTDLKKAMRESCDVWFYQAGVATGIDQLSKMAFALGLGKELGFALDTERSGLIPTQQWKKRRFNDRWYDGETVIAAIGQGYVLTTPLQLAVMTATIANGGKVWRPRAVNRVESLDGETLFATEPEMLIDTALDPRALKAVQQGMEAVVNESGGTGWAARLAGIRVAGKTGTAQVVRRKSDEEEERSQGEEIPYQFRDHALFIAYAPAQNPEIAVAVVVEHGEHGGSAAAPIVRAVLASYFSSAGTKPERQR; from the coding sequence ATGAAACTGAAGCCGGGGTGGGCCGAACTACCAGTTTTCAGGCGACGTTTCATTTATCTGTCGATTTGCGCCGCAGTTGTTTTCCTCCTCTTGATCCTGCGTCTCTGGTATCTCCAGGGGGTGCGCAGTGAATATTATCAGCGACTGGCTGAAAAAAACCGCAGCCGTTTTCTGCCGGTTGAAGCGCCGCGCGGATATGTCTATGATCGCAACGGCAATCTGTTGCTCGACAACCGCCCAGCTTTCGACATTGTTGCCTTGCGTCAGGAAGTCGAGGATCCCGAGCACCTGTTTGGGCAATTAGCGCCCCTGCTCGATGTGCCGGTCCCGTTATTGCGTGAACGGTGGGTGAGAGGGAAAAAACAGCCGCGTTATCAGCCGATAATGCTGGCCGGGGATGTGAATCGCGACTGCGTCGATCGGGTTCAGGAAAATTCTGTGCATTTGCCGGGCGTACTGGTCGAAGTCAAGCCATTGCGCGCCTACCCTTACGCGGAACTGGCGTCTCACCTGTTTGGCTACCTGGGAATGATTTCCGAGCAGGAACAGCGTTCGGCGGCTTTTGGCGGCTATCGTCCCGATGCATTGGTCGGGCGGGCCGGTCTGGAACGTGAGTTTGAATCATATCTGCGCGGGATCGATGGCGAACGGCGGGTCGAGGTGGATGTCCGTGGCCGTGAGCTGCGGATTCTCAATCTGGTTGCACCGATACCGGGGAACAAGGTCTTTATGACCATTCGCCGCGATATCCAGCAGGTGGCGGAAGACGCTTTTGGCGATCAGTCAGGGGCGATTGTCGCGCTTGATGTGCGTAATGGTGAAATTCTGGCGCTGGCCAGTCGTCCACCCTACGGCCCCGCCTCCTTTGCGCGGGGGATCAATGCTGAAGAGTGGCAGACGTTGCTCAACAACCCCCGTCACCCGATGCAGGACAAGGCTTTACGCGGCCAGTACCCGCCGGGATCGACCTTCAAACCGGTTACTGCACTGGCCGCGTTGCAGTCAGCGAGTGTCAATGCAGATTTTAGCGTTAACTGCAAGGGCAGCTTTGAACTTGGACCAGCGACCTATCGCTGCTGGAAGAAGGGGGGACATGGCCCGACCGATCTGAAAAAAGCAATGCGCGAGAGTTGCGATGTCTGGTTTTATCAAGCTGGCGTTGCCACCGGGATCGACCAGCTTTCAAAGATGGCGTTCGCCCTCGGTCTGGGCAAAGAACTTGGCTTTGCCCTGGACACCGAACGGTCAGGATTGATTCCCACTCAGCAGTGGAAAAAGCGGCGTTTTAATGATCGCTGGTACGATGGCGAGACGGTTATCGCCGCGATCGGTCAGGGGTACGTGCTCACCACGCCGCTCCAGTTGGCGGTGATGACCGCCACGATTGCCAACGGGGGGAAGGTTTGGCGACCCCGCGCGGTTAACCGGGTCGAATCGCTGGACGGAGAGACTCTGTTTGCGACCGAACCGGAAATGCTCATCGACACGGCTCTCGACCCACGGGCCTTGAAAGCAGTACAGCAGGGGATGGAGGCGGTTGTCAACGAGAGCGGCGGAACCGGGTGGGCCGCTCGCCTGGCGGGGATCAGGGTTGCCGGAAAGACCGGGACGGCACAAGTGGTGCGGCGTAAAAGCGATGAAGAAGAAGAACGGTCCCAGGGAGAGGAAATTCCCTACCAGTTCCGTGATCACGCGCTCTTCATTGCCTATGCCCCGGCACAAAATCCGGAAATTGCGGTTGCGGTGGTGGTAGAACACGGCGAACACGGCGGCAGCGCAGCCGCGCCTATTGTCAGAGCGGTCCTCGCCAGCTATTTCAGCAGCGCAGGCACCAAACCGGAAAGACAAAGATGA
- the mreC gene encoding rod shape-determining protein MreC — MNFFSRYRPKILALLLLLAALLFYTVGLRATASSSLFERAVISLTAPLQHLITSACQRTAELWTHYLWLVETASRNEQLQDENRRLRGQLAAVTEVSLENDRLRKLLNFKQEIKLRTLPARVIAEDATNWFQTVVIDKGAKHGLREGLPVVVAEGVVGRIIRVSVRESRVLLITDASSAVAAIIQQNRTRGICRGRGTTLSFEFVLRQQPIAVGDRIVTAGTGGVFPKGLPLGIASKVDVDEYGLFQQVEMVPLADFARLEDVLVLLPEES, encoded by the coding sequence ATGAATTTTTTCTCCCGGTATCGTCCGAAAATTCTTGCCCTGCTGCTGCTTCTGGCGGCACTGCTTTTCTATACGGTCGGTTTGCGCGCGACTGCTTCGAGCAGTCTTTTTGAACGCGCGGTGATCTCCCTCACTGCTCCGCTCCAGCATCTCATCACCTCCGCGTGTCAGCGTACTGCTGAACTCTGGACCCATTACCTGTGGTTGGTTGAAACCGCTTCCCGCAACGAACAACTGCAGGACGAAAATCGCCGCTTGCGTGGTCAGTTGGCGGCGGTTACAGAAGTCAGCCTTGAGAACGATCGTTTGCGCAAACTGCTCAACTTCAAGCAGGAAATCAAGTTACGCACCTTGCCGGCCCGCGTGATCGCCGAGGACGCGACCAACTGGTTTCAGACGGTCGTTATCGACAAAGGTGCGAAACACGGGCTGCGTGAAGGGCTGCCGGTGGTTGTCGCGGAGGGGGTGGTGGGCCGGATCATTCGTGTTTCCGTGCGCGAGTCGCGGGTGCTGTTGATTACCGATGCGTCCTCAGCGGTTGCGGCGATTATTCAGCAGAACCGGACCCGCGGCATTTGCCGCGGTCGGGGCACAACCCTCTCTTTTGAATTTGTTTTACGTCAGCAGCCGATTGCAGTTGGTGACCGGATTGTTACTGCCGGGACCGGCGGGGTCTTCCCCAAAGGTCTGCCGCTCGGGATTGCCAGCAAGGTTGACGTTGACGAGTATGGACTTTTTCAACAGGTTGAAATGGTGCCGCTGGCCGATTTTGCTCGCCTTGAGGATGTGCTGGTCTTGCTGCCGGAGGAATCATGA
- the mreD gene encoding rod shape-determining protein MreD: MSRLIVYLLTGLLVVLVQTAFLAFFPLRPLKPEFLLILTVYLALHESLIKGGLLVYLFGSLYDVFAGPFWGLHGFTFLLVYYFTRGIASRMNTESSASLIVLVGSGTILHVAALFFSLAYFADISGGVWLIFWQLFPQTLLNLLATGLLIMFLSTLQRRFPRLDIPGVQRLDDV, translated from the coding sequence ATGAGTCGGCTGATTGTTTATCTGTTGACAGGATTACTCGTTGTCCTGGTGCAAACAGCGTTCCTCGCGTTCTTCCCGCTCCGCCCACTCAAACCGGAATTTTTGTTAATTCTGACGGTTTATCTCGCGCTGCACGAATCACTCATCAAAGGCGGTCTGCTGGTCTATCTGTTCGGTTCCCTTTACGATGTCTTTGCCGGCCCCTTTTGGGGATTGCACGGGTTTACTTTTTTGCTCGTTTATTATTTTACGCGGGGGATTGCCAGCCGCATGAACACTGAAAGTTCCGCTTCGCTGATCGTGCTGGTGGGGAGTGGAACGATTTTGCATGTCGCCGCGCTATTCTTTTCGCTGGCCTATTTTGCGGACATTTCTGGTGGTGTCTGGCTGATTTTCTGGCAACTCTTTCCGCAGACGCTCCTTAATTTACTCGCGACCGGGCTGTTGATCATGTTTCTCAGTACCCTTCAACGCCGTTTCCCCCGCCTGGATATTCCTGGTGTCCAGCGCCTGGATGATGTCTGA
- a CDS encoding SurA N-terminal domain-containing protein, whose product MLGHMRSQQKSVLIKVAFAVIILSFVIGYAMMTAPGGNGTNDTTLAATVNGEPISYQSYQTTYGNLYRFYQNVYREQFSPALEKQLGLRQQALEMIVEETLLLQEAKKLGLSVSKAELVARIAQIPAFQDNGVFSKERYLQSLAYQRMTSDEFEALQTNELLAEKVRNQLKAGITVSDAEIETEFKTRNEKVTLAFIRMVPALFENKVKVTERALEDFFADKREEFRLPERLSLRYLQFEPARYADEITFSDEEISRYYRRHLVEYDVPEQAEASHILIKIAENADEDTRQAKRKLAEKILAEVRDDGDFAALAKKYSDDQGTAKQGGSLGYFGRGAMVASFEKAAFALQPGAVSDIVETPFGLHIIKTTGYIAAGVKPLAEVSDLLKSALRTQKARELAMEKAMDAFNINRKTGNLDDAATDNNLGIKETGFFARDEAIDGIGVSAEISSAAFSLEDGKLARPVAIDGQGIFLLTIKERQPSRLPELSEVRAKVEKALRSAASVTLAKNTAEQALKSAQDGARLGELAKKFNVELEETEPFSRSYGDFVPRLGNAAALVDAAFALPVDQSILPEVYTVDGNYVLAKRTEQLAADMSQLDGERAEVEKALLARKEDEAVNTRIKALKDAATIVYTPILRNFLGEK is encoded by the coding sequence ATGCTCGGTCATATGCGTTCACAACAAAAATCGGTCTTGATCAAGGTGGCCTTTGCCGTAATCATTCTCAGCTTCGTTATCGGTTATGCGATGATGACAGCCCCCGGCGGCAACGGCACCAACGACACAACTCTTGCCGCCACCGTCAACGGCGAGCCGATCAGCTACCAGTCCTACCAGACGACTTACGGCAATCTCTATCGTTTTTACCAGAATGTCTACCGGGAACAGTTTTCCCCGGCACTGGAGAAACAGCTTGGGCTGCGCCAGCAGGCCCTGGAGATGATCGTGGAGGAAACCCTGTTGCTGCAGGAAGCGAAAAAACTCGGTTTATCGGTCAGCAAAGCAGAGCTGGTTGCACGCATAGCGCAGATCCCGGCATTTCAGGACAACGGCGTGTTCAGCAAGGAACGCTATCTGCAAAGTCTGGCTTATCAGCGCATGACAAGTGACGAATTTGAAGCGCTGCAAACCAATGAACTGCTGGCAGAAAAGGTGCGTAATCAGCTCAAAGCGGGGATTACTGTCAGCGACGCGGAGATTGAAACAGAATTCAAGACGCGTAACGAAAAGGTCACGTTGGCCTTTATCCGCATGGTTCCGGCGCTCTTTGAAAACAAGGTCAAAGTAACGGAGCGTGCCCTGGAAGATTTTTTCGCTGACAAACGCGAGGAATTCCGCCTTCCGGAGCGGCTTTCGTTGCGTTACTTGCAGTTTGAACCGGCGCGTTACGCCGATGAGATTACCTTCAGCGATGAGGAAATCAGCCGTTATTATCGTCGTCATCTGGTCGAATATGACGTCCCCGAACAGGCCGAAGCCTCACATATTCTGATCAAAATCGCCGAAAATGCCGATGAGGACACCCGTCAGGCGAAGCGCAAACTGGCCGAAAAAATTCTTGCTGAAGTTCGCGACGATGGTGACTTTGCCGCGCTGGCGAAAAAATATTCTGATGATCAGGGTACCGCCAAGCAGGGAGGTTCCCTTGGTTATTTCGGTCGTGGCGCAATGGTTGCCTCCTTTGAAAAGGCTGCTTTCGCTCTGCAACCGGGCGCGGTCAGCGACATTGTCGAAACACCGTTCGGCCTGCACATCATCAAGACAACCGGCTACATTGCCGCCGGAGTCAAACCGCTTGCCGAGGTCAGCGACCTCCTCAAAAGTGCTTTACGCACGCAAAAGGCCCGTGAGTTAGCGATGGAAAAAGCCATGGATGCCTTTAATATCAATCGCAAAACGGGGAACCTCGACGACGCCGCCACAGACAATAATCTTGGCATCAAGGAAACCGGTTTTTTTGCGCGTGATGAAGCGATCGACGGCATCGGGGTCTCCGCTGAAATCAGCAGCGCTGCGTTCAGCCTCGAAGACGGCAAGCTGGCACGACCAGTCGCCATCGACGGACAGGGAATCTTTCTGTTGACCATCAAGGAACGACAGCCCAGTCGGCTCCCGGAATTGAGCGAAGTCCGCGCCAAGGTAGAAAAAGCCTTGCGTTCCGCAGCGAGCGTAACATTGGCGAAAAATACTGCGGAACAAGCACTGAAATCAGCACAGGATGGCGCACGGCTGGGGGAACTGGCCAAAAAATTCAACGTTGAGCTGGAGGAAACCGAGCCATTCAGCCGCTCGTACGGTGATTTTGTTCCTCGGTTGGGCAATGCCGCAGCACTGGTTGATGCCGCATTCGCACTGCCGGTGGATCAGTCGATTCTTCCCGAAGTCTACACCGTTGACGGTAATTATGTGCTTGCCAAACGCACCGAACAGCTTGCGGCAGACATGAGTCAACTCGACGGCGAGCGTGCCGAGGTTGAAAAGGCATTGCTGGCCCGCAAGGAAGATGAGGCCGTTAATACGCGTATCAAAGCGCTGAAAGACGCCGCAACCATCGTCTATACTCCGATTCTGCGCAACTTTTTGGGGGAGAAATAA
- the glmS gene encoding glutamine--fructose-6-phosphate transaminase (isomerizing) → MCGIVGYIGTQQAPPIILDGLQRLEYRGYDSAGIAILMADRIKTLRAEGKLSNLCRRVAEQPLTGTCGIGHTRWATHGRPSETNAHPHVAGGIVVVHNGIIENYLELKEALRQRGHNFRSETDTEIIAHLIEEQFKACGDFETAVRKALTEVRGAYAVAVLCEQEPDTLIAAKQGSPLVVGEGHGEFFVASDIPAMLSHTRDMVFLDDGEVAVFTREAARYSDLAGNVRVKTVKTILWNPLMAEKGGYKHFMLKEIHEQPRAIADTLAGRLREESGDIYLENIGLSSDQLRAIDKIFIVACGTSWHAALVGKFLIEKLSRVSVEVDIASEFRYRDPIITATSLTILISQSGETADTLAALREAKGKKGKTLTICNVVESSIARESDGVIYTHAGPEIGVASTKAFTTQLVALHLFALYLGRTRATLSAQDCRQAQQSLATLPRLIEDVLRLDATIKLIAHDYITARDFLYLGRGNQYPIALEGALKLKEISYIHAEGYPAGEMKHGPIALIDEQLPVVVIAPHNATYEKVISNMEEVRARGGKIIAISNHDRWSLNGKVDHLLAIPTTDDDLMPILTSIPLQLLAYHIAVLKGTDVDQPRNLAKSVTVE, encoded by the coding sequence ATGTGCGGAATTGTCGGCTATATTGGCACCCAGCAAGCTCCCCCCATTATCCTCGACGGCCTGCAACGGCTTGAATATCGCGGTTACGATTCAGCGGGGATTGCCATCCTCATGGCGGACCGGATCAAAACGCTTCGGGCCGAAGGAAAACTGAGTAACTTGTGCCGACGGGTCGCGGAACAACCGTTGACCGGGACCTGTGGCATCGGTCATACCCGCTGGGCAACCCATGGCCGCCCCTCCGAAACGAACGCCCATCCCCACGTTGCGGGTGGAATCGTTGTGGTGCACAACGGCATTATCGAAAACTACCTGGAGCTCAAGGAAGCGTTGCGCCAACGCGGCCATAATTTCCGCTCGGAAACCGATACCGAAATCATCGCCCACCTGATTGAAGAACAGTTCAAGGCGTGTGGTGACTTTGAAACGGCGGTGCGTAAAGCCCTCACCGAGGTGCGCGGCGCCTACGCTGTTGCGGTCCTCTGTGAGCAGGAACCGGATACGTTGATTGCCGCCAAGCAGGGATCACCACTGGTCGTTGGTGAAGGGCACGGGGAATTTTTTGTCGCTTCTGATATTCCGGCAATGCTCTCCCATACCCGTGACATGGTCTTTCTCGACGATGGAGAAGTGGCGGTCTTTACCCGCGAGGCCGCCCGTTATTCCGACCTGGCCGGAAACGTCCGGGTCAAGACCGTCAAGACTATCCTCTGGAACCCGCTGATGGCGGAAAAGGGGGGTTACAAGCACTTCATGCTGAAGGAGATTCACGAACAGCCACGCGCCATTGCCGACACCCTGGCGGGGCGTTTGCGTGAAGAAAGTGGCGACATCTACCTTGAAAATATCGGTCTGAGCAGCGACCAGTTGCGTGCCATCGACAAGATTTTTATCGTCGCCTGCGGGACTTCGTGGCATGCCGCGCTGGTCGGCAAATTTCTTATCGAAAAACTCAGCCGGGTTTCAGTCGAAGTCGATATCGCCAGCGAGTTCCGCTATCGCGACCCGATCATTACCGCCACGTCACTGACAATTCTGATCAGCCAGAGCGGTGAAACCGCCGACACCCTGGCGGCACTGCGCGAAGCGAAGGGGAAAAAGGGCAAGACCCTGACGATCTGCAATGTGGTTGAATCGTCGATTGCCCGCGAAAGTGACGGGGTGATCTACACCCACGCCGGGCCGGAGATCGGTGTTGCCTCGACCAAGGCGTTCACCACGCAACTGGTTGCGCTGCATCTTTTTGCACTTTATCTCGGCCGGACGCGCGCAACACTGTCGGCTCAGGACTGTCGGCAAGCGCAACAGAGCCTCGCAACCCTGCCGCGCCTGATCGAAGACGTGTTGCGACTTGACGCTACAATTAAACTGATTGCCCACGACTATATCACTGCTCGCGATTTTCTTTATCTCGGTCGCGGCAACCAGTATCCAATCGCTCTGGAAGGGGCTCTCAAGCTCAAGGAAATTTCCTACATCCACGCTGAAGGGTACCCCGCTGGAGAGATGAAACACGGCCCGATCGCCCTGATCGACGAACAGCTTCCGGTGGTGGTGATTGCCCCGCATAATGCCACCTATGAAAAAGTGATTTCGAACATGGAGGAAGTGCGAGCGCGGGGCGGAAAGATCATCGCGATCAGTAATCATGACCGATGGTCGCTGAACGGCAAGGTCGACCATCTGCTTGCGATCCCGACCACCGACGACGACCTGATGCCGATTCTGACCTCAATCCCGTTGCAATTACTGGCCTACCACATCGCCGTACTGAAAGGTACCGATGTCGATCAACCGCGCAACCTGGCCAAGAGCGTGACAGTTGAATAG
- a CDS encoding phosphoribosylaminoimidazolesuccinocarboxamide synthase gives MTPLVMNTDFPGLKLVNRGKVRDIYDLGEHLLIVTSDRISAFDVIMDQGIPQKGIVLTQISKFWFEQMGDLIPHHIIATDVDAFPAITHPYRKQLEGRSMLVVKADPLPIECIVRGYVSGSGWKEYRDKGSICSIALPPGLVESDKLPEDLFTPSTKAELGDHDENISLARTIELCGKDVAEQISEISLKIYQRARSIAAEKGIIIADTKFEFGLRDGQLIWIDEALTPDSSRFWPQESYRPGGPQPSFDKQFLRDYLETLDWGKTAPPPPLPEEIVTKTAEKYCEALKLLTGITL, from the coding sequence ATGACACCATTAGTGATGAACACGGACTTTCCTGGTCTCAAGCTGGTTAATCGTGGCAAGGTCCGCGACATCTACGATCTTGGCGAGCATCTGCTGATTGTCACCAGTGACCGGATTTCCGCTTTTGATGTGATCATGGATCAAGGGATACCGCAAAAGGGTATCGTTCTGACCCAAATCTCCAAATTCTGGTTCGAGCAGATGGGCGACCTTATTCCGCACCATATCATCGCCACCGACGTCGATGCTTTCCCCGCCATTACCCACCCCTACCGCAAACAGCTGGAAGGGCGCTCGATGCTGGTGGTCAAGGCCGATCCGCTCCCCATCGAGTGTATCGTGCGCGGCTATGTCTCCGGTTCGGGCTGGAAAGAGTATCGTGACAAGGGGAGCATTTGCTCCATTGCACTGCCGCCAGGTTTGGTGGAAAGCGACAAACTTCCTGAAGACCTCTTCACGCCTTCGACCAAGGCCGAGCTGGGCGACCATGACGAAAACATTTCACTGGCGCGTACCATTGAATTGTGTGGCAAAGATGTCGCCGAGCAAATCAGTGAAATCTCCCTGAAGATTTACCAGCGGGCACGTTCAATCGCCGCCGAAAAGGGCATTATCATTGCCGACACCAAATTTGAATTCGGCTTGCGCGACGGCCAGCTGATCTGGATTGATGAAGCACTAACCCCCGATTCATCGCGTTTCTGGCCGCAAGAAAGCTACCGCCCCGGCGGTCCGCAACCGAGCTTTGACAAGCAGTTTCTACGCGACTACCTTGAAACCCTTGACTGGGGGAAAACCGCTCCGCCCCCTCCACTGCCGGAAGAAATCGTCACCAAAACCGCTGAAAAGTATTGTGAAGCACTCAAACTGCTTACCGGTATCACCTTGTGA
- a CDS encoding PQQ-binding-like beta-propeller repeat protein, with the protein MSKRRVIFCLLLVTWCLLISACSRKDTGETVMFRGDASRSGITKATAVKTLSGVQWQVPTGYVITASPTVANNVVYIGSMDRTFRALEAATGKELWKFDAQGKVLSSAAVAGNIVCFGTDKGRFIALNRATGVLLWEIDVNGGGINASPVIVGKQVIVADTNGRLLAAELKTGKQTWQFEAGEAIESSPAVKDKRVFFGTRKGHLIAVNLDDGKEVWRYKVNRAIVATPAVQAGILVVGSLDRRLYAFDPASGKLRWQQRLGNEITSSAALLGETLYVGCDDNNLYALELTTGKLRWRFKTGGMVNSSPTVADGVVYFGSRDSHFYAVAADTGKELWKFKAGGWVRTTPAVVKGTVYFGSDDRNIYALH; encoded by the coding sequence ATGTCCAAACGAAGAGTCATTTTTTGTTTGTTGCTGGTCACCTGGTGCTTGCTGATTTCCGCCTGCAGCAGGAAAGATACAGGTGAGACGGTGATGTTTCGCGGCGATGCGAGCCGCAGCGGCATTACAAAGGCCACTGCCGTGAAGACCCTCAGCGGGGTGCAGTGGCAAGTGCCGACCGGTTATGTGATTACAGCGTCACCGACAGTGGCGAACAATGTGGTATATATCGGCAGCATGGATCGAACTTTTCGGGCGCTGGAGGCAGCAACCGGCAAAGAACTCTGGAAGTTTGACGCGCAGGGGAAAGTTTTGTCGAGTGCTGCGGTTGCCGGCAATATTGTCTGTTTCGGGACGGATAAAGGAAGGTTCATTGCATTGAATCGCGCGACCGGGGTGTTGCTGTGGGAAATCGACGTCAACGGAGGGGGAATCAATGCTTCTCCGGTGATAGTCGGCAAGCAGGTGATTGTTGCCGATACCAACGGGCGTTTACTGGCAGCGGAGCTGAAGACCGGCAAGCAGACCTGGCAGTTTGAAGCGGGGGAAGCGATCGAATCGTCACCGGCAGTCAAGGATAAGCGGGTTTTTTTTGGAACGCGCAAGGGGCACCTGATTGCCGTCAATCTTGACGATGGCAAGGAAGTCTGGCGTTACAAGGTAAACCGCGCAATCGTGGCAACTCCTGCCGTTCAAGCGGGGATCCTGGTAGTCGGGAGCCTTGACCGTCGGCTTTATGCTTTTGATCCGGCCAGCGGCAAACTGCGTTGGCAGCAACGGTTGGGGAATGAAATTACATCCTCCGCGGCACTGCTGGGGGAAACCCTTTATGTGGGCTGCGATGACAATAATCTTTATGCGCTGGAATTGACTACGGGGAAATTGCGCTGGCGTTTTAAAACCGGCGGGATGGTCAATTCATCGCCGACCGTTGCCGACGGCGTGGTCTATTTTGGCAGTCGTGACAGTCATTTTTATGCGGTTGCAGCAGATACCGGCAAGGAGCTCTGGAAATTCAAGGCCGGGGGGTGGGTGCGAACGACTCCTGCGGTGGTCAAGGGGACGGTTTATTTTGGCAGTGATGACCGCAATATCTATGCGTTGCACTGA
- a CDS encoding rod shape-determining protein: MFNSIWGLFSNDLAIDLGTANTLVYVKGKGVVVSEPSVVAIQRDALGQKKVLAVGTEAKLMLGRTPGSIVAIRPMKDGVIADFDVTEEMLRYFIRKVHNRKTLVRPRIVICVPSGITQVEKRAVKESAESAGAREVYLIEEPMAAAIGAGMPITEASGNMIVDIGGGTTEVAVISLAGIVYAKSVRVGGDKIDEAIVQYLKRKYNLLVGDRTAEQIKIEIGSAYPDDEIHCMDVKGRDLVSGIPKTREIDSNEIREAISEPINAIVEAVRIALEQTPPELASDIVDKGIVLAGGGAYLRNLDILLREETGLPVVVAEDPLTCVVLGSGKVLDQLDLLKRVTVSS, translated from the coding sequence ATCTTCAACTCAATCTGGGGTTTGTTCTCGAATGATCTCGCCATTGACCTGGGCACGGCGAACACGCTGGTGTACGTAAAAGGCAAAGGGGTGGTTGTGAGTGAGCCATCAGTGGTGGCGATCCAACGGGATGCGCTGGGACAAAAAAAGGTTCTCGCGGTCGGCACGGAGGCTAAACTGATGTTGGGGCGGACCCCCGGCAGCATTGTCGCGATCCGGCCGATGAAGGATGGGGTCATTGCCGATTTTGATGTCACCGAGGAGATGTTGCGTTATTTTATTCGCAAGGTGCACAACCGCAAAACACTGGTGCGCCCCCGGATCGTCATCTGTGTGCCGTCGGGGATTACTCAGGTGGAAAAACGCGCGGTCAAGGAATCGGCTGAATCGGCCGGAGCGCGGGAAGTTTACCTGATCGAAGAGCCGATGGCCGCAGCGATCGGTGCGGGGATGCCGATCACCGAGGCGTCCGGCAACATGATCGTTGATATCGGTGGCGGGACGACCGAGGTTGCGGTGATCTCGCTGGCGGGGATCGTCTACGCCAAAAGTGTCCGCGTCGGGGGGGACAAGATCGACGAAGCGATCGTGCAGTATCTCAAACGTAAATACAATCTCCTCGTCGGTGACCGGACCGCCGAGCAGATCAAGATCGAAATCGGCAGTGCTTACCCTGATGACGAAATCCACTGCATGGATGTCAAGGGGCGTGATCTGGTCAGTGGTATCCCCAAGACCCGCGAGATCGATTCAAATGAAATTCGTGAGGCAATCTCCGAACCGATCAATGCGATTGTCGAAGCGGTGCGGATTGCGCTGGAGCAGACTCCTCCCGAACTGGCATCGGATATTGTCGACAAGGGGATCGTCCTCGCCGGTGGCGGGGCCTATCTGCGCAACCTGGATATCCTGCTCCGCGAGGAGACCGGTCTGCCCGTTGTTGTTGCCGAAGATCCGCTGACCTGTGTCGTCCTTGGTTCGGGCAAGGTCCTTGACCAACTCGATTTGTTGAAGCGTGTCACCGTTTCCTCCTGA